The following proteins are co-located in the Halarcobacter sp. genome:
- the argH gene encoding argininosuccinate lyase, with the protein MSNQNNQILKNTNAQILDEFNASIMFDKELYAQDIAGSIAHSKMLYTQGILTKEEQEAIEKGLLQVKDEIESGEFKFSLETEDIHMAVESRLTEIIGEPGKRLHTARSRNDQVATDFRLYVQDKSESIKAQLKELIKVFVEVADKHTTTLIPGMTHLQHAQPLNFGYHLLAYANMFKRDFERFESSYERNNFSPLGSAALAGTPHNIDRFLSSEILGFTAPTSHAMDTVSDRDFALEILFNISTCMMHVSRISEELVTWSSYEFQFVRMSDEYATTSSIMPQKKNPDVPELLRGKTGRVYGNLISLLTVMKGLPLAYNKDTQEDKEGVFDSVKTVEISLKILTEVIRTMIVNVDKMEAACKIGHLSATDLADFLVQKQNMPFRTAYYITKDVVACANSLNKDISELTLDEIRSANEELKNIDEEIIMYLDLRNSMNARTSFGGTSTIQTVEQIKVFEDWLKKV; encoded by the coding sequence ATGTCAAATCAAAATAATCAAATACTTAAAAATACTAATGCTCAAATTTTAGATGAATTTAATGCTTCTATAATGTTTGATAAAGAGTTATACGCGCAAGATATTGCAGGTTCAATTGCACACTCAAAAATGCTATATACTCAAGGAATATTAACAAAAGAGGAACAAGAAGCAATTGAGAAAGGTCTTCTTCAAGTTAAAGATGAGATTGAGTCGGGTGAATTTAAATTTTCATTAGAAACAGAAGATATTCATATGGCAGTTGAGAGTAGATTAACTGAAATCATTGGAGAACCAGGGAAAAGACTTCATACAGCAAGAAGTAGAAATGATCAAGTTGCTACAGATTTTAGACTATATGTTCAAGATAAAAGTGAAAGTATAAAAGCTCAATTAAAAGAACTAATAAAAGTTTTTGTTGAAGTAGCAGATAAACATACTACAACTTTAATCCCAGGAATGACACACTTACAACATGCTCAACCTTTAAACTTTGGATACCATTTACTTGCTTATGCAAATATGTTCAAAAGAGATTTTGAAAGGTTTGAAAGTTCATATGAGAGAAACAATTTTTCGCCACTTGGAAGTGCTGCATTAGCAGGAACTCCACACAATATTGATCGATTTTTAAGTAGCGAGATACTTGGATTTACTGCTCCAACTTCCCATGCAATGGATACAGTAAGTGATAGAGATTTTGCTTTGGAGATTTTATTTAATATCTCAACTTGTATGATGCATGTTAGTAGAATATCTGAAGAGTTAGTTACTTGGTCTTCATATGAGTTTCAATTTGTTAGAATGAGTGATGAGTATGCAACAACAAGTTCAATTATGCCACAAAAAAAGAACCCTGATGTACCAGAACTATTAAGAGGTAAAACAGGTAGAGTTTATGGAAACTTAATCTCACTACTTACTGTTATGAAAGGTTTACCATTAGCTTACAATAAAGATACACAAGAAGACAAAGAGGGTGTTTTTGATTCAGTTAAAACTGTAGAGATTTCACTTAAAATTTTAACTGAAGTTATAAGAACAATGATTGTAAATGTTGATAAGATGGAAGCAGCTTGTAAAATTGGACACTTAAGTGCAACAGATTTAGCTGACTTTCTAGTTCAAAAACAAAATATGCCATTTAGAACGGCTTATTATATTACAAAAGATGTAGTTGCTTGTGCAAACTCTTTAAACAAAGATATAAGTGAATTAACTTTAGATGAAATTAGAAGTGCAAATGAAGAGTTAAAAAATATTGATGAAGAGATAATCATGTATTTAGATTTAAGAAACTCTATGAACGCACGAACATCATTTGGTGGCACATCAACAATTCAAACAGTTGAACAAATAAAAGTATTTGAAGATTGGTTAAAAAAGGTATAA
- a CDS encoding response regulator, whose amino-acid sequence MSGINSVEQMTQGHLRNVQQLAVFYTGHNNIYAINIAKVKAFIITEEVTINDTPTDTDVIAGIATIRGEPVTLVNLDAWLGHQKLDLKEYKLIIYCEFNHKKVGFLIKDMLDIVEKTTDELRHSEETNSKITYTTYVKVHNKDELCTVFNAEQMLKDLGWVEDGDDVLNKYVESSFNTSKVILAAEDSNVAREVLTKFFKKAKAHYEIYINGAQLLNRIQELDPEDIGLIITDIEMPEADGFQVATFIKTNDEYSHIPIIVNSSMTTDAVKNKMINIGVEDFIGKTDIQALYQAVKQHLLH is encoded by the coding sequence ATGAGTGGTATCAATAGTGTTGAACAAATGACTCAAGGTCATTTAAGAAATGTTCAGCAATTAGCTGTATTTTACACTGGTCACAATAATATTTATGCAATTAATATTGCAAAAGTAAAAGCATTCATAATTACAGAAGAAGTAACTATCAATGATACACCAACTGATACAGATGTTATTGCTGGTATAGCAACGATTAGAGGTGAACCTGTTACACTAGTTAACCTAGATGCATGGTTAGGACATCAAAAACTTGATCTAAAAGAGTACAAGCTAATAATATATTGTGAGTTTAATCATAAAAAAGTTGGTTTTTTAATAAAAGACATGCTTGATATTGTAGAAAAAACTACAGATGAATTAAGACATTCAGAAGAAACTAACTCAAAGATTACATATACTACATATGTAAAAGTTCATAATAAAGATGAACTTTGTACAGTTTTCAATGCAGAACAGATGTTAAAAGATTTAGGTTGGGTTGAAGATGGAGATGATGTATTAAATAAATATGTTGAATCTTCATTTAACACTTCTAAAGTAATCTTAGCAGCAGAAGACTCAAATGTAGCAAGAGAAGTTTTAACAAAATTTTTCAAAAAAGCTAAAGCACATTATGAAATCTATATTAATGGGGCACAACTACTTAATAGAATTCAAGAATTAGATCCAGAAGATATAGGTCTAATTATAACAGATATTGAGATGCCAGAAGCTGATGGATTCCAAGTGGCAACTTTTATTAAAACAAATGATGAATATAGTCATATTCCAATTATTGTTAACTCTTCAATGACAACTGATGCAGTAAAAAACAAGATGATTAATATTGGAGTTGAAGACTTTATTGGTAAAACTGATATTCAAGCACTTTATCAAGCTGTTAAACAACATTTACTACACTAA
- a CDS encoding tRNA threonylcarbamoyladenosine dehydratase → MQRYDRTLKLFGEENFKKFQNTKLILLGVGGVGSFALDSLYNTGITDITIVDFDTYEESNMNRQLGSHGNIGKVKVDSLKEKYPEVTAINEKITPEWIDKFDFSQYDLILDAIDDIKPKVHLIQRYYNKVITTSGSAKRLDPSKIEYKSIWETYNDPFIRKIRYELKQRGFKKKFKVVFSSENPNCLEKGSFEAVTGSFGFMMASLTVKKILNSKK, encoded by the coding sequence ATGCAAAGATATGACCGTACCTTAAAACTTTTTGGAGAAGAAAACTTCAAAAAATTTCAAAATACAAAACTTATTCTTCTAGGTGTAGGAGGTGTTGGAAGTTTTGCTTTGGATTCATTATATAATACTGGAATTACAGACATCACAATCGTTGATTTTGATACTTATGAAGAATCAAATATGAATAGACAATTAGGAAGCCATGGAAATATAGGAAAAGTAAAAGTTGATTCTTTAAAAGAAAAATATCCTGAAGTCACAGCTATAAATGAAAAAATTACACCTGAATGGATTGATAAATTTGATTTTTCTCAATATGATTTAATTTTAGATGCTATAGATGATATTAAACCTAAAGTTCATCTTATACAGAGATATTATAATAAAGTTATCACTACAAGCGGAAGTGCAAAAAGGTTAGATCCTAGTAAAATAGAGTATAAATCAATTTGGGAAACGTATAATGACCCATTTATTAGAAAAATAAGATACGAATTAAAACAAAGAGGATTTAAGAAAAAATTTAAAGTTGTATTTTCTAGTGAGAATCCAAACTGTCTAGAAAAGGGGAGTTTTGAAGCGGTTACAGGCTCATTTGGATTTATGATGGCTTCACTTACAGTAAAAAAGATCTTAAACAGTAAAAAGTAA
- the greA gene encoding transcription elongation factor GreA, with translation MDKEPMTRVGYEKITNELDFLKSKERPETVIALDEARQLGDLKENAEYHAAKDKLALIDSQIRELGSIISKAVIIDPESLPHDKVSFGSTVELVDVDTEEEFEYSIVGGVESNAENGMISFNSPLAKQLLGKEEGDEITATLPGGQKTFEVLSVMYKELKL, from the coding sequence ATGGATAAAGAGCCAATGACAAGAGTAGGATACGAAAAAATTACAAATGAATTAGATTTTTTGAAAAGTAAAGAAAGACCTGAAACTGTAATTGCACTTGATGAAGCAAGACAACTTGGTGACTTAAAAGAGAATGCAGAATATCATGCTGCAAAAGATAAATTAGCTTTAATTGATTCACAAATTAGGGAATTAGGTTCAATTATTTCTAAAGCTGTAATTATTGATCCTGAAAGTTTGCCTCATGATAAAGTAAGTTTTGGATCAACAGTTGAGTTAGTTGATGTGGATACAGAAGAAGAGTTTGAGTATTCAATTGTTGGTGGAGTTGAATCAAATGCAGAGAATGGAATGATATCTTTTAATTCCCCTTTAGCAAAACAACTATTAGGTAAAGAAGAGGGGGATGAAATAACTGCTACTTTGCCAGGTGGACAAAAAACATTTGAAGTATTAAGTGTTATGTATAAGGAGCTAAAGTTATAA
- the argC gene encoding N-acetyl-gamma-glutamyl-phosphate reductase produces MNVAIIGASGYTGLELIKILINHSKFNITYIANSTGEQNVQELHPCLKDVINAQVQKADAKEVSKVANLAFLALPHKTSMSFAKELLELGVKVVDLSADYRLELETYEKHYCPHEDKEHINESVYGLPEYYSKDLKGASLVANPGCFPTAALLALLPFIDYIDTNAQIFIDAKTGMSGAGKGLKEVTHFGHLNENCHAYNPFKHRHMPEIEEKVKLLKDVDCQINFVPHLLPITRGMLVSVFATLKDDVNVEKILEDSYKNSEFVRVRDEAVDLKSTAGTNFCDIFVAKNGKALFVNSSIDNLLRGASSQAVVNANLMCGYEEGEGIPKIAYVP; encoded by the coding sequence ATGAATGTAGCAATAATTGGAGCAAGTGGATATACAGGGTTAGAGTTAATAAAAATATTAATTAATCATTCAAAATTTAATATAACATATATAGCAAACTCTACAGGAGAACAAAATGTTCAAGAACTTCATCCTTGTTTAAAAGATGTTATTAATGCGCAAGTTCAAAAAGCAGATGCAAAAGAGGTTAGTAAAGTTGCCAATTTAGCATTTTTGGCGTTACCTCATAAAACTTCAATGTCTTTTGCAAAAGAACTTTTAGAGCTTGGTGTTAAAGTTGTAGATTTAAGTGCAGATTATAGACTTGAACTTGAAACTTATGAAAAACACTATTGCCCTCATGAAGATAAAGAGCATATTAATGAATCAGTATATGGTTTACCTGAATACTATTCAAAGGATTTAAAAGGTGCAAGTTTAGTAGCAAATCCTGGGTGTTTTCCTACAGCAGCCTTATTAGCACTTTTACCTTTTATAGACTATATTGATACAAATGCACAAATTTTTATTGATGCAAAAACAGGTATGAGTGGAGCTGGAAAAGGTTTAAAAGAGGTTACACATTTTGGACATTTAAATGAAAATTGCCATGCTTATAACCCATTTAAACACAGACATATGCCAGAGATTGAAGAAAAAGTAAAATTACTTAAAGATGTGGATTGTCAAATCAATTTTGTTCCTCATCTTTTACCTATTACAAGAGGTATGTTAGTTTCTGTATTTGCAACACTTAAAGATGATGTAAATGTAGAAAAAATTTTAGAAGATAGTTATAAGAATTCAGAATTTGTAAGAGTTCGAGATGAAGCAGTAGATTTAAAATCAACTGCAGGAACAAATTTTTGTGATATTTTTGTAGCTAAAAATGGCAAAGCATTATTTGTTAATTCATCTATTGACAATTTATTAAGAGGTGCTTCTTCCCAAGCAGTTGTAAATGCAAATTTAATGTGTGGATATGAAGAAGGTGAAGGAATCCCTAAAATAGCCTATGTACCTTAA
- a CDS encoding UDP-2,3-diacylglucosamine diphosphatase: MYLKIKDDAIFVADAHYNEKKTQFLTFLKKLDSGVIRTSQLFLMGDMFDFISGESEYFINRNNDLIELINKLSKIIEIVYLEGNHDYNMNMLFPQVLVIKRENQPITTKYKENSVEIAHGDIFTPWHYDLYCKIIRNHSLLVFLNMLDFNYFISKKIYYTLIKKEICFKMKNFNEFAKKRLSNYKSDIVIEGHFHQGKTYKDDKQLYVNVPSLCCEDSYFRLNKVFTKEDL; encoded by the coding sequence ATGTACCTTAAAATTAAAGATGATGCTATTTTTGTAGCAGATGCACATTATAATGAGAAAAAAACTCAATTTTTAACTTTTCTTAAAAAGTTAGATTCTGGAGTGATTCGAACATCTCAACTTTTTTTGATGGGTGATATGTTTGATTTTATTTCAGGTGAGAGTGAATATTTTATAAATAGGAATAACGACTTAATTGAATTAATAAATAAACTTTCAAAAATTATAGAGATTGTTTATTTAGAGGGAAATCATGATTATAATATGAATATGCTTTTCCCTCAAGTATTAGTTATCAAAAGAGAAAATCAGCCTATAACTACAAAATATAAAGAAAATAGTGTAGAGATAGCTCATGGAGATATATTTACTCCATGGCATTATGATTTATATTGTAAAATAATAAGAAATCATTCTTTGTTGGTTTTTTTAAATATGCTTGATTTTAATTATTTTATTTCAAAAAAAATATATTATACACTTATTAAAAAAGAGATTTGTTTTAAAATGAAAAATTTTAATGAATTTGCAAAAAAAAGATTATCAAATTATAAAAGTGATATTGTAATAGAGGGACATTTTCATCAAGGAAAAACTTATAAAGATGATAAACAATTATATGTAAATGTTCCATCATTATGTTGTGAAGATAGTTATTTTAGACTAAATAAAGTTTTTACAAA